A window of Apium graveolens cultivar Ventura chromosome 8, ASM990537v1, whole genome shotgun sequence contains these coding sequences:
- the LOC141676909 gene encoding UDP-glucosyltransferase 29-like codes for MSPPGLQNKIQLVSGFWESKVLPMDSEGGKMSIAMLPYLAHGHISPFLELAKQLTKRGFNIYLCSTPINLASIKNRIHETDNIQLIEFHLPSSPALPPHYHTTNGLPFNLRENLQQTFENASPIFIKILKDINPDLVIYDVMPAWPAEVASSLNIPAVYFSVCAASGACIGLHFYKRTGEIFPFPEIFVPSAEQLQVSKEDVKPLLYFVLRFEQSCDLVLFKSCREVEGKYIDLLSDLSEKNVIPVGQLVNDSAGNEDDNLKNIIKWLDQKEKSSVVFICFGSENYLSKEELIEVANALETAKCNFLWAVRSPHKEEKGCSLLPDGFIERVGDLGLVTEWAPQIEILRHSSTGGFLSHCGWSSMNESMKFGVPIIAMPLRDDQPTNAKLAVDIGVGVHIPRDSEGKFKGEDIVEAIRKVLVDQSGEEVRKQARELSLKMKEKGDVDMDKAAEKLLHICRKKKETY; via the coding sequence ATGAGCCCCCCTGGCCTGCAAAATAAGATTCAGCTAGTGTCTGGTTTTTGGGAGAGCAAGGTGTTACCAATGGATAGTGAAGGTGGCAAAATGAGTATTGCAATGTTACCATACTTGGCCCATGGTCACATCTCTCCTTTCTTAGAATTAGCCAAACAACTCACCAAAAGAGGTTTCAACATTTATCTTTGCTCTACACCAATCAACCTTGCTTCTATTAAGAACAGAATTCATGAAACTGATAATATACAACTCATAGAGTTTCATCTTCCATCTTCTCCAGCTCTACCACCGCATTATCATACCACAAATGGCCTTCCTTTCAATCTCCGTGAAAATCTTCAACAAACTTTCGAAAATGCATCTCCAATCTTCATTAAAATCCTCAAAGACATCAACCCGGATTTAGTTATATACGATGTAATGCCTGCTTGGCCTGCAGAGGTTGCTTCATCCCTCAATATTCCCGCTGTTTATTTTTCTGTGTGCGCCGCATCAGGCGCTTGCATAGGCTTACATTTTTACAAAAGGACAGGTGAAATTTTCCCCTTCCCGGAAATTTTTGTTCCTTCTGCTGAACAACTTCAAGTTTCTAAAGAAGATGTCAAGCCACTTCTGTACTTTGTCTTACGTTTTGAACAATCATGCGACCTTGTTTTGTTTAAGAGTTGTAGAGAAGTTGAAGGAAAATATATTGATCTTCTATCGGATCTGTCCGAGAAGAATGTGATTCCTGTTGGCCAGCTTGTCAATGATTCAGCAGGAAATGAAGATGACAACCTGAAGAATATCATCAAGTGGCTCGACCAAAAAGAAAAATCCTCGGTTGTATTTATATGCTTCGGGAGTGAAAATTATTTGTCTAAAGAAGAATTGATAGAAGTGGCAAATGCATTAGAGACAGCCAAGTGCAATTTCTTATGGGCGGTAAGATCTCCACACAAAGAGGAAAAAGGATGTTCACTACTACCAGATGGCTTCATTGAAAGGGTAGGAGATCTGGGACTGGTTACAGAGTGGGCACCGCAGATAGAAATTTTGCGACACTCCAGCACAGGTGGTTTTCTAAGTCATTGTGGATGGAGTTCAATGAATGAAAGCATGAAATTTGGGGTGCCAATTATTGCCATGCCGTTGAGGGATGATCAGCCTACTAATGCGAAACTTGCTGTGGATATCGGGGTTGGGGTGCATATACCGAGAGACAGTGAAGGGAAATTCAAAGGAGAGGACATTGTTGAAGCAATAAGAAAGGTTTTGGTGGACCAAAGTGGGGAAGAGGTGAGGAAGCAAGCTAGAGAACTGAGTTTGAAGATGAAAGAAAAAGGAGACGTAGATATGGATAAAGCGGCTGAGAAATTACTTCACATTTGCAGAAAGAAGAAAGAAACGTACTAG